The segment ATGCTGTCAACTATCCATATAAAACCGCTTACCAATGCTACAGATACGACAACGACTATAGTAGAAGATATCAACTCATCTTTAGTGGGCCAGGTTACCTTTTTTAATTCGGACCTTACTTCCTTTATGAATTTATTGCTTCTTTTCAAAAAACCTTCGCCACCGGCTGCCATTAAATATTATCCCCCTCAAAAGGAACAATTTTATTTTGTCTCTCTGTGCAGAGTATGACGCCCGCAGTGCTTGCAGAA is part of the Caldanaerovirga acetigignens genome and harbors:
- the secE gene encoding preprotein translocase subunit SecE, coding for MAAGGEGFLKRSNKFIKEVRSELKKVTWPTKDELISSTIVVVVSVALVSGFIWIVDSILLNVLKLILR